Proteins from a single region of Spodoptera frugiperda isolate SF20-4 chromosome 8, AGI-APGP_CSIRO_Sfru_2.0, whole genome shotgun sequence:
- the LOC126910960 gene encoding juvenile hormone esterase-like — protein sequence MLWRCSVLVIAACFSFDIVSSHKLRCNVRMRIESGWVCGLRRRGEYNTEYASFRGIPYGRQPLGELRFKELQPVKPWHHHLDATEEGPICPQHDEVYGRLVAPKRGMSESCIYANVHVPMKALSVVRSTDEYEYKDWDRHGHKKGIPILVFIHGGGFQSGSGDTDVHGPEYLVSKGIIVITFNYRINVFGFLSLNTPKIPGNAGLRDQVTLLRWVQRNARAFGGDPTDVTLAGQSAGAACAHLLSLSNATKGLFKRVIIMSGTAVPSFYAASPIYAKQAATRFLTLLGINSTDPDLIHDQLVKTPLEDILKANSEYQFESGLVSFVPVREDKQLEIERIVDDDPITLMEQGRGKEYPMIVGFTDNECEFFKRRFLHFDVLGRIKANPLVILRSEIPFTTLPNVTLALANKVIDRYFHGNLNIDDYLEVCRDTLFMYPAFKIVQWRARMHDAAPVYLYQFAYQADFNAVKVGLNLQYNGTAHVEDLTNIFRENALLDDRQTFPPVSRDDSMKDWMTQFVVDFMHCNKPSCSEPGWYPVQADHYNYENIQEPTVHDNVLPNEYQQHTIKFFDVIEQIARDSSLDTSTTTTG from the exons ATGCTCTGGCGCTGCAGTGTGCTGGTGATCGCCGCCTGCTTCTCGT TTGACATCGTCTCCTCTCATAAGTTGAGATGTAATGTGCGCATGCGTATTGAATCTGGATGGGTCTGCGGCCTGCGCAGACGAGGAGAATACAACACCGAGTACGCCAGCTTCAGGGGCATTCCGTATGGCCGGCAACCACTGGGGGAGCTGCGGTTTAAG GAACTCCAGCCAGTGAAGCCGTGGCATCATCATTTAGATGCCACAGAGGAAGGACCCATATGTCCTCAGCATGATGAGGTGTACGGACGTTTGGTCGCTCCCAAAAGGGGTATGAGTGAATCGTGCATCTACGCCAACGTCCATGTACCTATGAAAGCTCTTTCAGTCGTGAGAAGTACTGACGAGTACGAATATAAGGACTGGGACAGACATGGGCACAAAAAGGGCATTcctattttagttttcattcatgGCGGGGGCTTTCAATCAGGATCAGGAGACACTGACGTTCACGGACCAGAGTACCTCGTCAGCAAAGGGATAATTGTGATCACTTTCAATTATAg GATCAACGTGTTTGGCTTTCTTTCGCTGAACACTCCCAAGATACCTGGCAATGCGGGTCTCAGAGACCAGGTGACGCTGCTGCGTTGGGTTCAGCGAAATGCGAGAGCTTTTGGTGGAGACCCGACCGATGTAACGCTGGCGGGACAGAGCGCTGGGGCAGCCTGCGCCCATTTACTGTCTCTGTCAAACGCCACTAAGGGACTTTTTAAGAG GGTTATAATAATGAGTGGTACTGCCGTACCGTCGTTTTATGCAGCTTCACCGATTTACGCAAAACAGGCTGCTACCAGATTTTTAACGCTCTTGGGAATCAACTCTACAGATCCGGACCTCATCCATGACCAACTTGTTAAAACTCCACTCGAAGACATTTTAAAAGCTAACTCCGAGTACCAATTTGAGAGCGGACTAGTCTCCTTTGTACCTGTGAGGGAAGATAAACAACTAGAAATTGAGAGAATTGTAGACGATGATCCAATCACACTCATGGAGCAAGGTCGAGGGAAAGAATATCCAATGATCGTTGGTTTCACTGACAACGAGTGCGAATTTTTCAAGAGAAGATTTTTACACTTTGATGTTTTGGGTCGGATAAAAGCTAACCCACTGGTGATTTTAAGAAGCGAGATTCCATTTACGACGCTTCCTAATGTGACACTCGCATTGGCCAATAAAGTGATTGATCGGTACTTCCACGGAAATCTAAATATAGATGACTATTTGGAAGTATGCAGAGACACATTGTTTATGTATCCAGCGTTTAAAATAGTTCAGTGGAGAGCTAGAATGCACGATGCAGCACCAGTCTACTTGTACCAGTTCGCTTACCAGGCTGACTTCAACGCGGTGAAAGTAGGTCTCAACTTGCAGTACAACGGCACAGCTCATGTTGAAGACCTCACTAACATTTTCCGCGAGAATGCACTCCTCGATGACAGGCAGACTTTCCCTCCCGTCAGTAGGGACGACTCCATGAAGGATTGGATGACTCAATTTGTGGTTGACTTCATGCATTGCAA TAAGCCTTCCTGCTCCGAGCCGGGCTGGTATCCAGTGCAGGCAGATCACTATAACTATGAGAACATCCAGGAACCGACAGTACATGACAACGTACTGCCGAACGAGTATCAACAACACACAATCAAGTTTTTCGACGTGATCGAACAAATTGCAAG GGACTCCTCACTGGACACTTCCACAACGACTACCGGAtag
- the LOC118275675 gene encoding juvenile hormone esterase-like isoform X3 — protein sequence MEHIMLWRCSVLVIAVCFSFDIVSSHKLRCNVRMRIESGWVCGLRRRGEYNTEYASFRGIPYGRQPLGELRFKELQPVKPWRHHLDATEEGPICPQHDEVYGRLVAPKRGMSESCIYANVHVPLEALSVVRSTDEYEYKDWDRHGHKKGIPILVFIHGGGFQSGSGDTDVHGPEYLVSKGIIVITFNYRINVFGFLSLNTPKIPGNAGLRDQVTLLRWVQRNARAFGGDPTDVTLAGQSAGAACAHLLSLSNATKGLFKRVIIMSGTAVPSFYAASPIYAKQAATRFLTLLGINSTDPDLIHDQLVKTPLEDILKANSEYQFESGLVSFVPVREDKQLGLERIVDDDPITLMEQGRGKEYPMIVGFTDNECEFFKRRFLHFDVLGRIKANPLVILRSEIPFTTLPNVALALANKVIDRYFHGNLNIDDYLEVCRDTLFMYPAFQIVQWRARMHDAAPVYLYQFAYEADFNAVKVGLNLQYNGTAHVEDLTNIFRENALLDDRQTFPPVSRDDSMKDWMTQFVVDFMHCNKPSCSEPGWYPVQADHYNYENIQEPTVHDNVLPNEYQQHTIKFFDVIEQIARDSSLDTSTTTTG from the exons ATGGAACACATCATGCTCTGGCGCTGCAGTGTGCTGGTGATCGCCGTCTGCTTCTCGT TTGACATCGTCTCCTCTCATAAGTTGAGATGTAATGTGCGCATGCGTATTGAATCAGGATGGGTCTGCGGCCTGCGCAGACGAGGAGAATACAACACCGAGTACGCCAGCTTCAGGGGCATTCCGTATGGCCGGCAACCACTGGGGGAGCTGCGGTTTAAG GAGCTCCAGCCAGTGAAGCCGTGGCGTCATCATTTAGATGCCACAGAGGAAGGACCCATATGTCCTCAGCATGATGAGGTGTACGGACGTTTGGTCGCTCCCAAAAGGGGTATGAGTGAATCGTGCATCTACGCCAACGTCCATGTACCCTTGGAAGCTCTTTCAGTCGTGAGAAGTACTGACGAGTACGAATATAAGGACTGGGACAGACATGGGCACAAAAAGGGCATTcctattttagttttcattcatgGCGGGGGCTTTCAATCAGGATCAGGAGACACTGACGTTCACGGACCCGAGTACCTCGTCAGCAAAGGGATAATTGTGATCACTTTCAATTATag GATCAACGTGTTTGGCTTTCTTTCGCTGAACACTCCCAAGATACCTGGCAATGCGGGTCTCAGAGACCAGGTGACGCTGCTGCGTTGGGTTCAGCGAAATGCGAGAGCTTTTGGTGGAGACCCGACCGATGTAACGCTGGCGGGACAGAGCGCTGGGGCAGCCTGCGCCCATTTACTGTCTCTGTCAAACGCTACTAAGGGACTTTTTAAGAG GGTTATAATAATGAGTGGTACTGCCGTACCGTCGTTTTATGCAGCTTCACCGATTTACGCAAAACAGGCTGCTACCAGATTTTTAACGCTCTTGGGAATCAACTCTACAGATCCGGACCTCATCCATGACCAACTTGTTAAAACTCCACTCGAAGACATTCTAAAAGCTAACTCCGAGTACCAATTTGAGAGCGGACTAGTCTCCTTTGTACCAGTGAGGGAAGATAAACAATTAGGACTTGAGAGAATTGTAGACGATGATCCAATCACACTCATGGAGCAAGGTCGAGGGAAAGAATATCCAATGATCGTTGGTTTCACTGACAACGAGTGCGAATTTTTCAAGAGAAGATTTTTACACTTTGATGTTTTGGGTCGGATAAAAGCTAACCCACTCGTGATTTTAAGAAGCGAGATTCCATTTACAACGCTTCCTAATGTGGCACTTGCATTGGCTAATAAAGTGATTGACCGGTACTTCCACGGAAATCTAAATATAGATGACTATTTAGAAGTATGCAGAGACACATTGTTTATGTATCCAGCATTTCAAATAGTTCAGTGGAGAGCTAGAATGCACGATGCAGCACCAGTCTACTTGTACCAGTTCGCTTACGAGGCTGACTTCAACGCGGTGAAAGTAGGTCTCAACTTGCAGTACAACGGCACAGCTCATGTTGAAGACCTCACTAACATTTTCCGCGAGAATGCACTCCTCGATGACAGGCAGACTTTCCCTCCCGTCAGTAGGGACGACTCCATGAAGGATTGGATGACTCAATTTGTGGTTGACTTCATGCATTGCAA TAAGCCATCCTGCTCCGAGCCGGGCTGGTATCCAGTGCAGGCAGATCACTATAACTATGAGAACATCCAGGAACCGACAGTACATGACAACGTACTGCCGAACGAGTATCAACAACACACAATCAAGTTTTTCGACGTGATCGAACAAATTGCAAG GGACTCCTCACTGGACACGTCCACAACGACAACCGGAtag
- the LOC118275675 gene encoding juvenile hormone esterase-like isoform X2, which yields MEHIMLWRCSVLVIAVCFSFDIVSSHKLRCNVRMRIESGWVCGLRRRGEYNTEYASFRGIPYGRQPLGELRFKELQPVKPWRHHLDATEEGPICPQHDEVYGRLVAPKRGMSESCIYANVHVPLEALSVVRSTDEYEYKDWDRHGHKKGIPILVFIHGGGFQSGSGDTDVHGPEYLVSKGIIVITFNYRINVFGFLSLNTPKIPGNAGLRDQVTLLRWVQRNARAFGGDPTDVTLAGQSAGAACAHLLSLSNATKGLFKRVIIMSGTAVPSFYAASPIYAKQAATRFLTLLGINSTDPDLIHDQLVKTPLEDILKANSEYQFESGLVSFVPVREDKQLGLERIVDDDPITLMEQGRGKEYPMIVGFTDNECEFFKRRFLHFDVLGRIKANPLVILRSEIPFTTLPNVALALANKVIDRYFHGNLNIDDYLEVCRDTLFMYPAFQIVQWRARMHDAAPVYLYQFAYEADFNAVKVGLNLQYNGTAHVEDLTNIFRENALLDDRQTFPPVSRDDSMKDWMTQFVVDFMHCNKPSCSEPGWYPVQADHYNYENIQEPTVHDNVLPNEYQQHTIKFFDVIEQIARDSSLDTSTTTTG from the exons ATGGAACACATCATGCTCTGGCGCTGCAGTGTGCTGGTGATCGCCGTCTGCTTCTCGT TTGACATCGTCTCCTCTCATAAGTTGAGATGTAATGTGCGCATGCGTATTGAATCAGGATGGGTCTGCGGCCTGCGCAGACGAGGAGAATACAACACCGAGTACGCCAGCTTCAGGGGCATTCCGTATGGCCGGCAACCACTGGGGGAGCTGCGGTTTAAG GAGCTCCAGCCAGTGAAGCCGTGGCGTCATCATTTAGATGCCACAGAGGAAGGACCCATATGTCCTCAGCATGATGAGGTGTACGGACGTTTGGTCGCTCCCAAAAGGGGTATGAGTGAATCGTGCATCTACGCCAACGTCCATGTACCCTTGGAAGCTCTTTCAGTCGTGAGAAGTACTGACGAGTACGAATATAAGGACTGGGACAGACATGGGCACAAAAAGGGCATTcctattttagttttcattcatgGCGGGGGCTTTCAATCAGGATCAGGAGACACTGACGTTCACGGACCCGAGTACCTCGTCAGCAAAGGGATAATTGTGATCACTTTCAATTATag GATCAACGTGTTTGGCTTTCTTTCGCTGAACACTCCCAAGATACCTGGCAATGCGGGTCTCAGAGACCAGGTGACGCTGCTGCGTTGGGTTCAGCGAAATGCGAGAGCTTTTGGTGGAGACCCGACCGATGTAACGCTGGCGGGACAGAGCGCTGGGGCAGCCTGCGCCCATTTACTGTCTCTGTCAAACGCTACTAAGGGACTTTTTAAGAG GGTTATAATAATGAGTGGTACTGCCGTACCGTCGTTTTATGCAGCTTCACCGATTTACGCAAAACAGGCTGCTACCAGATTTTTAACGCTCTTGGGAATCAACTCTACAGATCCGGACCTCATCCATGACCAACTTGTTAAAACTCCACTCGAAGACATTCTAAAAGCTAACTCCGAGTACCAATTTGAGAGCGGACTAGTCTCCTTTGTACCAGTGAGGGAAGATAAACAATTAGGACTTGAGAGAATTGTAGACGATGATCCAATCACACTCATGGAGCAAGGTCGAGGGAAAGAATATCCAATGATCGTTGGTTTCACTGACAACGAGTGCGAATTTTTCAAGAGAAGATTTTTACACTTTGATGTTTTGGGTCGGATAAAAGCTAACCCACTCGTGATTTTAAGAAGCGAGATTCCATTTACAACGCTTCCTAATGTGGCACTTGCATTGGCTAATAAAGTGATTGACCGGTACTTCCACGGAAATCTAAATATAGATGACTATTTAGAAGTATGCAGAGACACATTGTTTATGTATCCAGCATTTCAAATAGTTCAGTGGAGAGCTAGAATGCACGATGCAGCACCAGTCTACTTGTACCAGTTCGCTTACGAGGCTGACTTCAACGCGGTGAAAGTAGGTCTCAACTTGCAGTACAACGGCACAGCTCATGTTGAAGACCTCACTAACATTTTCCGCGAGAATGCACTCCTCGATGACAGGCAGACTTTCCCTCCCGTCAGTAGGGACGACTCCATGAAGGATTGGATGACTCAATTTGTGGTTGACTTCATGCATTGCAA TAAGCCATCCTGCTCCGAGCCGGGCTGGTATCCAGTGCAGGCAGATCACTATAACTATGAGAACATCCAGGAACCGACAGTACATGACAACGTACTGCCGAACGAGTATCAACAACACACAATCAAGTTTTTCGACGTGATCGAACAAATTGCAAG GGACTCCTCACTGGACACTTCCACAACGACTACCGGAtag
- the LOC126910630 gene encoding juvenile hormone esterase-like, which yields MLWRGSVLVIAVCFSFDIVSSHKLRCNVRMRIESGWVCGLRRRGEYNTEYASFRGIPYGRQPLGELRFKELQPVKPWRHYLDATKEGPICPQHDELYGRMVAPTKGMSESCIYANVHVPLKALSVVRSTDEYEYKDWDRHGHKKGIPILVFIHGGGFQSGSGDTDVHGPEYLVSKGIIVITFNYRINVFGFLSLNTPKIPGNAGLRDQVTLLRWVQRNARAFGGDPTDVTLAGQSAGAACAHLLSLSNATKGLFKRVIIMSGTAVPSFYAASPIYAKQAATRFLTLLGINSTDPDLIHDQLVKTPLEDILKANSEYQFESGLVSFVPVREDKQLGLERIVDDDPITLMEQGRGKEYPMIVGFTDNECEFFKRRFLHFDVLGRIKANPLVILRSEIPFTTLPNVTLALANKVIDRYFHGNLNIDDYLEVCRDTLFMYPAFQIVQWRARMHDAAPVYLYQFAYEADFNAVKVGLNLQYNGTAHVEDLTNIFRENALLDDRQTFPPVSRDDSMKDWMTQFVVDFMHCNKPSCSEPGWYPVQADHYNYENIQEPTVHDNVLPNEYQQHTIKFFDVIEQIARDSSLDTSTTTTG from the exons ATGCTCTGGCGCGGCAGTGTGCTGGTGATCGCCGTCTGCTTCTCGT TTGACATCGTCTCCTCTCATAAGTTGAGATGTAATGTGCGCATGCGTATTGAATCTGGATGGGTCTGCGGCCTGCGCAGACGAGGAGAATACAACACCGAGTACGCCAGCTTCAGGGGCATTCCGTATGGCCGGCAACCACTGGGGGAGCTGCGGTTTAAG GAGCTCCAGCCAGTGAAGCCGTGGCGTCATTATTTAGATGCCACAAAGGAAGGACCCATATGTCCTCAGCATGACGAGCTTTACGGACGTATGGTCGCTCCCACAAAGGGTATGAGTGAATCGTGCATCTACGCCAACGTCCATGTACCCTTGAAAGCTCTTTCAGTCGTGAGAAGTACTGACGAGTACGAATATAAGGACTGGGACAGACATGGGCACAAAAAGGGCATTcctattttagttttcattcatgGCGGGGGCTTTCAATCAGGATCAGGAGACACTGACGTTCACGGACCAGAGTACCTCGTCAGCAAAGGGATAATTGTGATCACTTTCAATTATAg GATCAACGTGTTTGGCTTTCTTTCGCTGAACACTCCCAAGATACCTGGCAATGCGGGTCTCAGAGACCAGGTGACGCTGCTGCGTTGGGTTCAGCGAAATGCGAGAGCTTTTGGTGGAGACCCGACCGATGTAACGCTGGCGGGACAGAGCGCTGGGGCAGCCTGCGCCCATTTACTGTCTCTGTCAAACGCCACTAAGGGACTTTTTAAGAG GGTTATAATAATGAGTGGTACTGCCGTACCGTCGTTTTATGCAGCTTCACCGATTTACGCAAAACAGGCTGCTACCAGATTTTTAACGCTCTTGGGAATCAACTCTACAGATCCGGACCTCATCCATGACCAACTTGTTAAAACTCCACTCGAAGACATTTTAAAAGCTAACTCCGAGTACCAATTTGAGAGCGGACTAGTCTCCTTTGTACCAGTGAGGGAAGATAAACAATTAGGACTTGAGAGAATTGTAGACGATGATCCAATCACACTTATGGAGCAAGGTCGAGGGAAAGAATATCCAATGATCGTTGGTTTCACTGACAACGAGTGCGAATTTTTCAAGAGAAGATTTTTACACTTTGATGTTTTGGGTCGGATAAAAGCTAACCCACTGGTGATTTTAAGAAGCGAGATTCCATTTACGACGCTTCCTAATGTGACACTCGCATTGGCCAATAAAGTGATTGATCGGTACTTCCACGGAAATCTAAATATAGATGACTATTTAGAAGTATGCAGAGACACATTGTTTATGTATCCAGCATTTCAAATAGTTCAGTGGAGAGCTAGAATGCACGATGCAGCACCAGTCTACTTGTACCAGTTCGCTTACGAGGCTGACTTCAACGCGGTGAAAGTAGGTCTCAACTTGCAGTACAACGGCACAGCTCATGTTGAAGACCTCACTAACATTTTCCGCGAGAATGCACTCCTCGATGACAGGCAGACTTTCCCTCCCGTCAGTAGGGACGACTCCATGAAGGATTGGATGACTCAATTTGTGGTTGACTTCATGCATTGCAA TAAGCCTTCCTGCTCCGAGCCGGGCTGGTATCCAGTGCAGGCAGATCACTATAACTATGAGAACATCCAGGAACCGACAGTACATGACAACGTACTGCCGAACGAGTATCAACAACACACAATCAAGTTTTTCGACGTGATCGAACAAATTGCAAG GGACTCCTCACTGGACACTTCCACAACGACTACCGGAtag